From one Montipora capricornis isolate CH-2021 chromosome 10, ASM3666992v2, whole genome shotgun sequence genomic stretch:
- the LOC138020268 gene encoding tigger transposable element-derived protein 4-like, protein MSISTQETAPCWNCKENTRYRCLKCNGAVCNRSLNCYVAASEETPGWKAGYRVAFCVSCCEGSNNNKHEGEQAELCTPTTSSDECKISSSKPSSTGPSSKKRKKSFRSCLPMDKRVEIIHFAAKNPSFGYRKIASAFSVGRTQVQSIIKKKEEILTAYQSNLSKGQKQKRQRTGKFSDVNQALWDWYTLCRSSNIPVSSTMLQEEALLIVEKLGIEAFAASNGLPEVSLSKQRNTWAFFVNAAGGKEGPIVIGQLERPRCLKALKDASRPYKCHYFANKKAWMNSDLMTDILTSLNRRLQLKQRKIMLFMDNAPCHPADLQDKLSNINIVFLPKNTTSKTQPLDSGIIASWKCRYKKRLLRHVCSKVDGSNSANDIVKSVNLLMSIEWGRQAWDDVSRETIVKCFKRTGLYPDEVDEGDDPFEGEEVSGLRELVTAMEVSCTAEEFLAAEDEIQICSGLFDSADPKWREKAREENLKNHKSISTEATPAKQFHVEDSDEEEDQTTKEPAIKSENEALRLSEMLPEYSRYHGPNAGH, encoded by the exons ATGTCGATTTCCACGCAAGAAACTGCTCCTTGCTGGAACTGCAAAGAAAACACACGCTATCGATGCCTAAAATGCAATGGGGCGGTTTGTAATAGGAGTCTTAATTGCTATGTTGCTGCCTCTGAAGAAACCCCGGGCTGGAAAGCTGGATATAGAGTTGCTTTTTGCGTTTCATGTTGTGAGGGATCCAACAACAATAAACACGAGGGCGAACAAGCTGAACTTTGCACACCAACAACCAGCTCTGATGAGTGCAAGATCTCATCGTCTAAACCTTCGTCAACGGGGCCATCGTCAAAGAAACGGAAGAAGAGTTTTAGATCCTGTCTTCCAATGGACAAGAGAGTGGAAATAATCCACTTTGCAGCGAAAAATCCAAGCTTTGGTTACAGGAAGATTGCATCAGCATTCAGTGTTGGAAGAACTCAAGTACAGTCGATAATCAAGAAGAAAGAGGAAATACTAACCGCTTACCAGAGTAATCTTAGCAAAGGCCAGAAACAGAAACGACAACGTACAGGGAAGTTCTCAGACGTCAATCAGGCCCTTTGGGACTGGTACACGTTATGCAGATCATCTAACATACCAGTCTCTAGTACTATGCTGCAAGAAGAAGCTCTATTAATAGTTGAAAAGTTAGGAATTGAAGCATTCGCCGCTTCCAATG GTCTTCCTGAGGTGAGCCTGTCAAAGCAGCGGAACACGTGGGCCTTTTTTGTCAATGCGGCAGGTGGGAAAGAAGGTCCTATCGTAATTGGGCAGTTAGAAAGGCCTCGATGTCTTAAAGCCCTAAAAGATGCTAGCCGTCCTTACAAATGTCATTATTTTGCAAACAAGAAAGCCTGGATGAATTCAGACCTTATGACAGACATCTTGACGTCCTTAAACCGACGTTTGCAGTTGAAGCAAAGGAAGATTATGCTTTTCATGGACAACGCCCCATGCCATCCAGCTGATTTACAAGATAAACTTTCCAATATAAACATTGTGTTTTTACCAAAAAACACAACATCGAAGACACAGCCATTGGATAGCGGCATAATCGCTAGCTGGAAGTGCAGATACAAGAAAAGGTTGTTGCGTCATGTTTGTAGTAAAGTGGATGGATCAAACAGTGCGAACGACATTGTGAAATCTGTCAACTTGTTGATGTCTATCGAATGGGGAAGGCAGGCATGGGATGATGTCTCGAGAGAAACAATTGTCAAATGTTTCAAAAGAACTGGGTTGTACCCTGATGAAGTTGACGAGGGGGACGATCCTTTTGAGGGAGAAGAAGTTTCAGGATTGCGGGAACTCGTTACGGCAATGGAAGTATCCTGTACTGCAGAAGAGTTTTTAGCGGCTGAAGATGAAATTCAGATATGCTCTGGTCTCTTTGACTCAGCAGATCCAAAATGGAGAGAAAAGGCAAgagaagaaaatttgaagaatcATAAGAGCATTTCCACTGAAGCAACACCAGCAAAGCAATTTCACGTGGAAGACTCGGACGAAGAGGAGGATCAAACCACAAAGGAACCAGCCATTAAATCGGAAAACGAGGCGTTACGATTATCTGAAATGCTGCCGGAATATTCCAGATATCATGGACCTAACGCTGGCCATTAG
- the LOC138020269 gene encoding uncharacterized protein F54H12.2-like, whose translation MSLELFTMPSTDITVDSYRMIPYSAAMTGIVPVTFTVPGLDEFIDLGRSFFEIELKLNSASTNGIVADTNAASDATNTKFVYVTNNLAHGLFKQINLRLGGVLMSEQTDTYMYKAFIETLLNYSRDEGDTLLAPQGWVNYLNVEEQLAATGGDDDISTTAGWAHNSTNPLKTATKLFYSNNKATMIMYPHLAAMRTGRLLVPRVEMVMELFCNTPDFFLFGTKTSGTGVKRYVTLGAGDIKVTFHLCRVNLNVSVGNELMAKIDVKGQMANYPMVKSQIRTFSFDGKTTLWTEDQLFTGRLPDRLVVGLLDSKAFNGDLEYYPYAFQDFGVKSIRQLVGGEEYPYPTLELDGTTTLKDWLGYHRVLEASGSLTNHRPHLIQPGDWGFGKNCTLFMFNNVPSGNADSPYHRNPKQKGKLRLEIRFNAAPDKNITILVFGEFEDSFQAGANGAVLYQKYE comes from the coding sequence ATGAGTCTGGAACTGTTTACCATGCCGTCGACGGACATCACGGTCGATTCGTACCGGATGATCCCGTACAGTGCCGCCATGACGGGCATCGTGCCCGTCACCTTTACCGTTCCCGGTTTGGACGAATTTATCGATTTGGGACGTAGTTTTTTTGAAATCGAACTGAAATTGAATTCGGCGTCCACCAACGGTATCGTGGCCGATACCAATGCGGCTTCGGATGCCACCAACACCAAGTTTGTGTACGTCACCAACAATCTGGCTCACGGTCTCTTCAAGCAGATCAATCTACGACTGGGTGGTGTCTTGATGAGCGAACAGACCgacacgtacatgtacaaggCTTTCATCGAGACCCTCTTGAATTACAGTCGAGACGAAGGCGATACGTTGTTGGCCCCTCAAGGTTGGGTGAATTACCTGAACGTGGAAGAACAGCTGGCAGCGACGGGAGGCGACGACGACATTTCCACCACCGCCGGATGGGCGCACAACAGTACAAATCCTCTGAAGACGGCCACCAAACTCTTTTACAGCAACAACAAAGCCACCATGATCATGTATCCTCATCTGGCTGCCATGCGAACGGGACGTTTGTTGGTCCCTCGCGTAGAAATGGTGATGGAACTGTTTTGCAACACGCCGGACTTTTTCCTGTTTGGGACCAAGACCAGTGGCACCGGGGTCAAAAGATACGTCACGTTGGGTGCAGGGGATATCAAAGTCACTTTTCATTTGTGTCGCGTCAACCTGAATGTCAGTGTGGGTAACGAACTGATGGCCAAGATCGATGTGAAAGGTCAAATGGCGAATTATCCTATGGTCAAAAGTCAAATCCGAACCTTCTCGTTCGATGGCAAGACCACCTTGTGGACCGAAGACCAATTGTTCACAGGCCGTCTTCCCGACCGTTTGGTCGTCGGGCTGCTGGATAGCAAAGCGTTTAATGGGGATTTGGAGTATTACCCGTACGCCTTCCAAGATTTTGGGGTGAAGAGTATTCGTCAACTGGTAGGCGGAGAAGAATATCCCTATCCAACGTTGGAATTGGATGGCACCACTACCCTGAAAGACTGGTTGGGCTATCACCGTGTTTTGGAAGCCAGCGGTTCCCTGACCAATCATCGCCCTCACCTGATTCAGCCAGGAGATTGGGGATTCGGCAAGAATTGCACTTTGTTCATGTTTAACAATGTACCCAGCGGGAATGCCGATTCACCGTATCATCGAAATCCCAAACAAAAAGGCAAGCTGCGTCTGGAAATCCGATTTAATGCCGCTCCCGACAAGAACATCACCATTTTGGTGTTTGGCGAATTCGAAGACAGCTTCCAGGCCGGTGCCAACGGAGCCGTCCTGTATCAAAAGTACGAGTGA
- the LOC138022160 gene encoding uncharacterized protein: MIRQPSSTMIVGPSGSGKTQLTEALLTEGDVFEGGRTKPCHYCYAVWQPRFERMKGRGIRFHEGIPDISDLRQWFGKSGGGILVLDDLMDEGGNDKRVLDLFTRESHHRNITVLYLCQDLFPPGKYAKTISRNAHYLFVFKNPRDQTGFRALTLQAFPDRWRDVLRLFETCTQRPYGYIMMDLHPASDDRYRLFSCVTPSDGPTQVWKRE; encoded by the coding sequence ATGATACGACAACCCAGTAGTACGATGATCGTCGGTCCCTCGGGGAGCGGTAAGACGCAATTGACCGAAGCGCTCTTGACGGAAGGTGATGTCTTTGAAGGAGGACGGACCAAACCGTGTCATTACTGTTATGCCGTATGGCAACCGCGTTTCGAACGGATGAAAGGTCGTGGGATCCGATTTCACGAAGGAATCCCTGACATTTCGGATCTTCGACAATGGTTTGGAAAAAGTGGTGGCGGGATCCTGGTCTTGGACGATCTCATGGACGAAGGTGGGAACGATAAACGCGTGTTGGACCTATTCACCCGAGAATCGCATCATCGGAACATCACGGTGTTGTATTTGTGTCAAGATTTATTTCCACCCGGCAAGTATGCCAAGACCATCTCCAGGAATGCCCACTATCTCTTCGTGTTCAAGAATCCTAGAGATCAAACGGGATTTCGAGCCTTGACGTTACAAGCCTTTCCCGATCGATGGCGTGACGTGCTTCGTCTCTTCGAAACATGCACGCAACGCCCGTACGGGTATATAATGATGGACCTTCATCCCGCTTCAGACGATCGGTACCGCCTGTTCAGTTGTGTGACACCCTCGGATGGTCCGACCCAAGTGTGGAAACGTGAATGA